From the Allorhodopirellula heiligendammensis genome, one window contains:
- a CDS encoding DUF1349 domain-containing protein, with translation MAAAMLLAAGAFPVPACGEAPAILLSDAFDGGSRLDWQPVRPDPSHVSLERHPGKLTITTQAGSIGGRAGSRPVPLTQNLYLVANPTEGNRDFVITTCIESFLPRMKYQQAGVLVYDDDDNYLKCGLEASDTWVGIKYMRETDGFRLVNTDDAVKLTDRIWIRITKRGNVYERSYSSDGKTFRSQGEEVWGNGRPTWIGIVATNGSSAAEEIEAQFDFFEVRELTQEEHDSPAYEQRRSLEGTWTVTSTRVDGQDVAVSPISEFTFDGGKVSFSINGERMQVDYSLNLKSSPRGFTMSSLTPDATQPVNGVIALHDGTLIICLSMPPGSPAPRELATQNGDGRLLMALERKPD, from the coding sequence ATGGCCGCCGCAATGTTACTCGCTGCGGGGGCCTTTCCTGTGCCGGCCTGCGGCGAGGCCCCTGCCATACTTTTGTCAGATGCATTTGACGGCGGGAGCCGTTTGGATTGGCAACCGGTGAGACCCGATCCAAGCCACGTGTCACTGGAACGCCATCCTGGAAAGTTGACGATCACAACGCAGGCCGGCTCGATAGGCGGCCGAGCAGGAAGTCGGCCAGTTCCGTTAACTCAAAATCTCTATCTGGTGGCGAACCCTACGGAGGGAAATCGTGATTTCGTGATTACCACGTGTATCGAGTCCTTCCTGCCCCGTATGAAATACCAGCAGGCGGGTGTGCTGGTCTATGATGACGACGACAATTACTTGAAATGCGGGCTGGAGGCCAGTGATACTTGGGTCGGCATTAAGTACATGCGAGAGACGGATGGCTTCCGCTTAGTCAATACCGACGACGCGGTCAAACTAACCGATCGCATCTGGATTCGGATAACGAAACGTGGCAATGTATACGAGCGGTCGTATAGCTCGGACGGTAAGACGTTTCGATCCCAGGGCGAAGAGGTGTGGGGTAATGGTAGGCCTACATGGATTGGCATCGTCGCAACAAATGGCTCCTCTGCGGCAGAGGAGATCGAGGCGCAGTTCGACTTTTTCGAAGTTCGTGAGCTCACGCAGGAGGAACATGACAGCCCCGCCTATGAGCAGCGTCGATCCCTGGAGGGGACCTGGACGGTAACGAGTACACGGGTCGATGGACAAGACGTGGCGGTCAGTCCGATCAGCGAGTTCACTTTCGATGGAGGGAAAGTCTCCTTCTCCATCAACGGAGAACGGATGCAAGTCGACTATTCACTGAATTTGAAATCTTCTCCGAGAGGGTTCACGATGTCCTCGTTGACTCCGGATGCAACGCAACCGGTCAATGGTGTTATCGCCCTGCACGACGGGACACTTATCATCTGTCTATCGATGCCGCCGGGTAGTCCAGCACCGCGGGAACTCGCAACTCAAAATGGTGACGGGCGTTTGTTAATGGCGCTTGAACGTAAGCCGGACTGA
- a CDS encoding DUF1559 domain-containing protein: protein MMRQFPTPILLLLFSLWVTGPIDDASMQSAWADEAAVDPVTRYIPDDAMAAIIVTPSEWLNSPMLEMFPLEIMRVQMTEQFGIDPFDIGEIRTIVSLDPTTMQPAFGSITKLTGEIDFAKVRAAIDARDDMVQVDGHETYPMNGPPGTVIAMIDDETLYAGTANLLPRMLNAKNGSGKLPSLLRTMNSDSGVKIAILTEQVRPMIGPVAMQNAHHLAPDLQALAEIPGLIDAIKVEVGLLDSTGRLRVALIGTDEVAAQRIQSILIDSMSAARSLGIAEMNRSLAGSGESPAMREATNAYANRIADMVMESLQPQLDGDEVAIETQSQASFATTGVLVGLLLPAVQAARTAARRMSMSNNMKQVGLALHNYHSAFRQLPPSAITDEDGKPLLSWRVAILPFIEEQALYQQFRLDEPWDSEHNLPLSKQLPAVYSAPNTQTPPGTTVMQAVVGDDIGLRPLEKTSFRDFLDGLSNSILVMQVDPDAAVIWSKPEDLEIDMDNPMEHLGNAERGGFHVLMGDGAVRFMTDSVDVDLLKKLLTRAGKEVVNFP from the coding sequence ATGATGCGACAATTTCCCACCCCGATCCTACTTTTGCTGTTCAGTTTGTGGGTAACTGGCCCGATCGATGATGCGTCGATGCAGTCCGCTTGGGCGGATGAGGCAGCGGTGGATCCCGTGACGCGGTACATCCCCGATGATGCCATGGCAGCTATCATTGTGACGCCCAGCGAATGGCTCAACAGCCCCATGCTAGAGATGTTTCCCTTGGAGATCATGCGTGTGCAGATGACGGAACAGTTCGGCATCGACCCGTTTGACATTGGTGAGATTAGGACGATCGTGTCGCTCGATCCAACGACGATGCAACCGGCGTTTGGCTCGATCACAAAACTCACCGGTGAGATTGACTTCGCCAAAGTCCGCGCCGCGATCGATGCTCGGGACGATATGGTTCAGGTCGATGGGCACGAGACCTACCCCATGAATGGTCCTCCGGGAACAGTGATTGCGATGATCGACGACGAGACTCTATACGCGGGCACTGCGAACTTGTTGCCACGCATGCTCAATGCGAAAAATGGCAGTGGCAAGCTACCTTCGTTGCTGCGGACAATGAATAGTGATTCGGGGGTCAAAATCGCGATCTTGACAGAGCAAGTTCGTCCGATGATCGGCCCCGTGGCGATGCAGAATGCGCACCATCTTGCACCGGATTTGCAAGCACTGGCGGAGATACCTGGGCTCATCGATGCGATCAAGGTTGAAGTCGGCCTGCTAGACAGTACCGGACGCCTGCGGGTCGCATTGATCGGCACCGACGAGGTTGCGGCACAGCGGATCCAATCGATTCTGATTGATTCGATGTCTGCGGCGCGATCGCTGGGAATTGCCGAGATGAACCGCAGTCTTGCTGGTTCGGGCGAATCCCCAGCGATGCGAGAGGCGACCAACGCGTACGCCAATCGGATCGCCGACATGGTCATGGAGTCACTGCAGCCACAACTCGACGGCGACGAGGTCGCGATCGAGACACAATCACAAGCGAGTTTTGCAACGACGGGGGTGCTCGTCGGTCTGCTGTTGCCCGCCGTGCAAGCAGCGCGTACAGCGGCACGCCGCATGAGCATGTCCAATAACATGAAGCAAGTTGGCTTGGCATTGCACAATTACCATTCCGCATTTAGGCAACTGCCGCCGTCGGCGATCACGGACGAGGACGGTAAGCCTCTGCTGAGTTGGCGCGTTGCGATCCTGCCGTTCATTGAAGAGCAAGCACTCTATCAACAGTTTCGACTTGACGAGCCGTGGGATAGCGAGCACAACCTCCCGCTGTCCAAGCAACTGCCTGCCGTATATAGCGCGCCGAACACCCAAACGCCGCCTGGCACGACCGTCATGCAGGCCGTGGTGGGAGATGACATCGGTCTGCGGCCGCTCGAAAAAACCAGCTTCCGCGATTTTCTCGACGGCTTAAGCAACAGTATTTTGGTCATGCAAGTTGATCCCGATGCAGCGGTCATCTGGTCCAAGCCCGAGGATCTTGAGATCGATATGGATAACCCGATGGAGCACCTTGGTAATGCTGAACGTGGGGGATTTCACGTTTTAATGGGCGACGGGGCAGTCCGATTCATGACGGACAGCGTTGACGTCGACCTCCTGAAGAAGCTATTGACTCGAGCGGGCAAAGAAGTGGTTAATTTTCCTTAA
- a CDS encoding DUF805 domain-containing protein, whose amino-acid sequence MEDAIHKGDQKERAILFHLTRWVCVDGRVSRYEYVVLGFGLALIKYLIELSALVVLTGRILTPVDFVNPWLNSKTAIVDEYPAAAVGWLLFTLPFVAIAVSMSVRRAADAGWSPWWGLSMLVPLANLFFIAVLSVLPTRNRNQEAAAQRDISDVASAFAPPTGLEVVGRSVVYQERDQPDKLSAATVAIAAGCVVQVVVGLISVWGFREYGFILFFTTPIVAGAISGAIYNRSWRFGLGGLFGLIAIMNIVSFAVMLCVGLDGAICLFMAFPLLWPLSFFGGVAGRAISVTRLRAKDESRGMFGTMLLLPLALLLEPLDDHRALHRVDTEVVIDASPTQVWDQVIAFPEIKEPPAWYFRLGIAAPIHARIDGVGVGACRYCEFTTGPFVEPITVWEPPSASGEGGLLAFDVVEQPQPMQEWTPFSGLHPPHLDEGFVSRRGQFLLEPLPGNRTRLVGTTWYDIDVRPRLYWQAWATPTVHAIHRRVLDHIKRCSE is encoded by the coding sequence ATGGAGGACGCGATTCACAAAGGCGATCAGAAGGAGCGGGCGATTCTGTTTCACTTGACGCGCTGGGTGTGCGTCGATGGGCGGGTATCACGATACGAGTATGTCGTCCTGGGCTTTGGGCTGGCACTGATTAAATACCTGATTGAGTTGTCGGCACTGGTGGTGTTGACGGGACGTATTCTGACACCGGTCGATTTCGTGAACCCATGGCTCAACAGCAAGACTGCGATTGTTGACGAGTATCCTGCCGCGGCAGTCGGCTGGCTATTGTTCACACTGCCCTTTGTCGCGATCGCCGTATCAATGAGTGTGCGTCGTGCCGCCGATGCTGGATGGAGCCCTTGGTGGGGACTGTCCATGCTTGTGCCACTGGCCAATCTTTTCTTTATCGCGGTATTGTCGGTGCTCCCGACGCGCAACCGCAACCAGGAAGCCGCTGCCCAACGGGATATCAGCGATGTCGCCTCGGCGTTCGCCCCACCAACTGGCCTGGAAGTGGTTGGGCGCTCCGTCGTCTATCAGGAACGCGACCAGCCCGACAAGCTCTCGGCGGCGACGGTAGCGATCGCCGCAGGGTGTGTCGTGCAGGTCGTCGTGGGCTTGATCAGTGTGTGGGGCTTTCGCGAGTATGGGTTCATTCTGTTTTTCACGACGCCGATTGTAGCGGGCGCGATCTCAGGAGCGATTTATAATCGCAGTTGGCGGTTTGGGCTGGGCGGCTTGTTTGGACTGATTGCCATCATGAACATTGTGTCCTTTGCGGTGATGCTATGTGTCGGGCTCGATGGTGCGATCTGTCTCTTCATGGCATTCCCGTTACTGTGGCCACTGAGCTTCTTTGGCGGAGTCGCGGGGCGCGCCATTTCTGTCACCAGGCTGCGAGCCAAAGATGAAAGCCGAGGCATGTTTGGCACAATGCTGCTGTTGCCGCTGGCTCTACTGCTCGAGCCGCTCGATGACCACCGTGCGTTGCACCGCGTTGATACGGAGGTGGTGATCGATGCGTCCCCAACGCAGGTGTGGGACCAGGTGATCGCATTCCCTGAAATCAAAGAACCGCCAGCCTGGTATTTTCGGTTGGGTATCGCCGCACCGATTCATGCCAGGATTGACGGTGTGGGTGTGGGAGCATGTCGCTATTGTGAATTCACGACGGGCCCCTTTGTCGAGCCAATCACCGTTTGGGAGCCACCATCGGCCAGCGGCGAAGGCGGGCTTCTCGCATTCGACGTCGTCGAACAACCGCAGCCGATGCAGGAATGGACCCCGTTCTCCGGTTTGCATCCACCGCATTTGGACGAGGGCTTTGTGAGTCGACGCGGACAATTTCTACTCGAACCGCTGCCCGGCAATCGAACGCGTTTGGTCGGAACGACATGGTACGATATTGACGTCCGCCCCCGGCTGTACTGGCAAGCATGGGCGACGCCGACCGTCCATGCGATTCATCGCCGAGTGCTGGACCATATTAAACGCTGCAGCGAATGA